CCTCGAGGAAAATACGTGCTAGTGGTGAGTCTTGTTATATTCTTTCGTCTACATATGTGGCTACTATAACGCTTTAGGCACATGATTAAGATTAGGATTTCAAATGACTCCAATATTTTCTTTGGGAATAACGTTCACTTTTAGCAGCTTAAAATAAGTTTGTCGATGCCATCGAGTGcagaattcaaattttgaatactaaaagtttttttttttttttttttttttttttttttttttttttttNNNNNNNNNNNNNNNNNNNNNNNNNNNNNNNNNNNNNNNNNNNNNNNNNNNNNNNNNNNNNNNNNNNNNNNNNNNNNNNNNNNNNNNNNNNNNNNNNNNNNNNNNNNNNNNNNNNNNNNNNNNNNNNNNttttttttttttttttttttttttttttttttttttttttaaagacagCATAATAGTCAAAGTTTTCTCCAAAGGAAATGTCTAAATCTATATGCTTAATCTCAATATTAATGCACGTGCTTAAATTGGCCGCCCCAACAGTTTCAATacgatttttcttctttattttacttatattattattattattttatttatttattattttttttaagaaattaataaaaataggacaacaattatttttgttgccAAATATTACTAAGTGTGAAACCAAAGAGTTAGTAGTCTTTGAAAatgagttgaatttgaatttcttttattttacttatttttaaaatataattcattttctatttaatttttttttaaaaaaatctaaaaattaatgacATATTTCCGTTTTCAAAATTGTTCTTAATTTAACATCATCGAACCGTAAAGATTCGAATATCTGATCTCTTATTCGATAATATAACGTTTTACACTAGTTAAATATGTCGgtggtatttttttatttttaaatttattttttttcttcttcgacGTTTATTATTCTACTCacttttctattaaaatttttcttcttagacttttctttctctcatttattttcctccaaatatatttctttatttaaaaaaaattaagaagaagattcaaatcaAATACTTATCTTCAAGATTGATTGATGTATGAATTCTAACGAGTTGAGCATACTCGAGTTGACTTCTGttcctaacttttttttttttttttcaaacacgtCTCTTGCTAATCTTAAAATTTCACTTCGAGTtctctttcttgaaaattttctttttatttctctccgtaaatatattttgaaagaacatatgataagataaggaatcaatacaaggggaataagattcggattaccttgttgatcgaatatctcaaggcaagaacattgtttgagattcgaatcactccagaagcaagatcgatcatgtctagcttcaatgattcttgttgatcaaatatcccaaacacttgtttgagattcgaatcactccacaagcaagattgatcatgtcgagcttgaatgattctacatgcaatctaaactacatagaattgcaaagaaacttagccattggctaaagaagagcacaaatgcttctttctatatattttccaagtctaccttacaaatacaacatacatggctttatatagcctcaaaaatgaaactactaaaggtattccaagagttgtaacattcctactttatgaccataattagccattatgtaaatgtaaccgaaattaaataacaagtcttaaaatacaataactctaaattactctaaattgtaacccacccaaaatttacaacaatcaaacttcattcttcttcaatgtagcatgaattgaaacatctttttgataattttgacaaccttttcttcacatcttcattgaagtatattgtatgattgatgtctcttggttcatatcaacatAGTTCAATGATAGCGGTTATAGGATGAGGATCTAATCGTGTCTCGAGACTAAAACTTGTGTGGGGGTAGGAGAGGGTTTAGCCAAGTGGATGAAGGCAACACGTACAGGTTCACTCTCCGTcgttttatattatttgagCATAGCTCTTCCAcaaaagacctcgtactaatggccaatggagagagtattatttgattatagaccggtgatcattccctaaattagctgacgTTCATCATCCCACATCAACCACAAATATTGgctcaatttttgttttatatatttattttaaaataattttctttaaatagtATGCATAAAGAACAAAAGTGTTGGCATCAAACATTCAGACATGTAACATTCAGACATGTAACACTCATAATGTTTGGTATGTTGCACATTATTAAgcacatttaatattttcctatttattggaacttttttggtaattttcctttttttttttaaaattttttctaatatgatatttgactaaattcaagaaaattcCAAGTAATTACTAGCCATACTTGTTTTTCTACTAAGTATGAATTGCTTAGAAAAACCCTTATAATTCAAACGAaatcctatatatatatatagatatatatttacatatacatatagatatatacatatacatatatatatgtatatgtatatacgtatatatatatatatatatatatatatgcaatttgttttaaaaaaatatatatataaaattgatagataaataattaattgaaaattttaaagatatataataaaaaaaattataattaattagaattattttttaatatagtgctaccaaacaaatttatatatataaataactaaaaatttgaggaataaaaaaaactaaattaagatttaaacttcttatttatttatttgagttgaacttatttattatttattagaattgtatatttttttaatttcataataatgcAAATGTCAAGGGatggaaaattcaaataattatgataataGTCAACGGTGGAAAAGGACAAAACATTTTATGACGCAATAAAATGACGTAATAAAGTTTGTGAAGGTGAACACTTTGTCATATtcttgtaattaaattttgttctaaggtaattattattttggtctcgttatttctaataaattttaatttttattattaaataataataatatgagaaaaaaaatattaataatgattattttttaaaaacaattaacataaattaattaattttattaaaagtatataaattaaatcgAACAATTCAAGAATAAATTAGATATGGAGGCATATTATAAGAGNttttttttttttttttttttttttttttttttttttttttgtagctACCAATAATAGTTGGCTTTTTGTTGAGAGTGTATGAGGTTATAATTCTATCGAAATTAGACACTGTATCCTACCGAGTCAATTGTGTAGTTAAGAGAAACTAGAGATGTCCATCTAACTCGTGAGTACCGTTCAAATCGAGCTAGAAATCTGATGTAAATGGAGAATGGGGAGGAAGCGAGAATAGATTTCTCGCTATTAGCTTAACGAGACTTGTGGCAAAGATTACCTTCTccacctatatatatattaaaatgtgcgcgtaaatatatatatataataataataatagtaattaagtaattaattaggTCAAATGAAGGTGGAATAATTCAGAGGCAATTTCGTGGATTATAATTAGGGTGATTAGGAAttctaatttgaaaattaaaataaatcaaatcaattgaCAAAATCCACCACTTATTTCAGCTTAgactataataaaataaaatttaacattttgaaTGAACattatctaaataaaaatttaataataattttttatactaaTTTCAGCGtagtttaattataaaaaaaaattattttaatttgttgacTTATGTTTGTTTGTCAATTCTAACATTaagtattaaattttttatttcattaaatggTTTGACTTTTAGTGAAACTTGTAATGATTTATTAATTCGtccttgattttgttttttaaattctatcaTACCAATTATTcagcttttaaattttaatttaatgaaattaagtCTAAAGTTAAAACTAAGCAACTAAGTCAAGTCAAGTCTTTNaaaaaaaaaaaaaaaatatatatatatatatatatataaaaagttattataacttataatatattatatataaaatattacgTTCTTCTAACTCTAAAACTTTTGCTCGTCACGTATATGTGTATATACAcgagtgtatatatatatataaattattatataataatttataatatattatataaaaaaaattatgttcttctaactttcaaatttttgctcGTATTCACGATATACACGCgtgtatttaaatatatatatatatatatatatataatattatataataacttataatatattatataaaaaatattacgTTCTTCTAACCTAAAACTTTTGCTCGTATttgtgtatatgtatatgtatatatatatatatatatatataaaaagaggAACAAATGTTTTAGTGGAATTTGGTTTAagtttcaattcaaattcttaGCTATTTCCTTTAGTTTTCTAGAATGCTTCCTATTTCCACCAATTAGGCCATTTTATTCTaacttttatataattttggtcattatttatttatttattttcgtcATAGGTTCATGCatctatttcttcatttttatatatttcttttcttttattttaattttcttaaatataaaaaaataatttttaaaattcaacccaagtaatttttttttcatttttagtaaataatatatattttaatcagttgaattatgtttaaataGATGAAAATGATGGTAAATACTTAAcgtagtttaattaattaccatggtaatttttttttatttatactttttacctaaattattttattttccctttaattaaatataaagcaCGAATATCCAAAGAAATTCAATGGAGACCAAGgacttaaaatattttgaagattataatcttataataatcaaacttcaaggtttttcataaaaataatgattatttatttattattattctaatattCACGTGCATGACTCCAATGTCACGTGCCACCAACTTCCTATATAAACGACTCCTTCATCCTCTTCATTTCCCAACTCACACCCAACTTTCAAATCCTCAATGTCTCCAATTCTCTCCAAAATCGCCATTGTCGGCGCCGGAGTTAGCGGCGTCGCTGCCGCCAAGCAGCTGGCCCACCACCGGCCGGTCGTTTTCGAGTCGTCTGATTGCATCGGCGGCGTTTGGAAGCACTGTTCTTACGCTTCTACTAAGCTTCAATCGCTTCGTTCCGATTACGAATTCGCCGATTTTCCTTGGCCGGATAGGGACAACATCAATTTCCCTACCCATCTCGAGATTCTCGAGTACTTGAATTCTTACGTTCGTCATTTCGATCTCCTCCGTTTGATTCGATTCAATTCCAAAGTCGTGGCGATTCGATTCATCGGCAGTGGCACCGTCGATGGAAGCCCCGACGAATTTGGACCGTTGCTCCCAGGTCATCCGGTATGGGAAATTTCAGTTCTGGATACTCAGTCTAATACAGTTAAGGTGAATTTAACTGAATTACAgtgatatttgatattttattatagacaaatatttgaatgtgGAGTGGTGCAGTTATACGAGGTGGAGATGGTGGTGATGTGCATGGGGAAGTACGGGGACGTTCCGATGGTGCCGGAGTTTCCGAGCGGGAAGGGGCCGGAGGTATTCGGCGGGAAGGTGATGCATTCACTGGATTATTGCAAGGTTGGGAAGGAAGAGGGAGGGGAGGTGGTTAAGGGCAAGAGGGTTGCAGTGATTGGGTACAAGAAGTCAGCCATTGATTTGGCTGTGGAATGTGCGGAGGCTAATGAAGGTGAAGAAGGGAAGGCGTGCACAATGGTGGTGAGAGGGTTGCATTGGACGGTGCCCCATTATTGGGTTTGGGGTTtgccattcttcttcttcttctccacaaGGTCTTCTCAGTTCCTCCATGAGAGACCCAACCAGAGCTTCCTCAAGTCTCTTATGTGcctcttcttctctcccatggtaaaatttattttgtgtctttctttctttctttctttctgtgtTTGTGGATTGTGTCGGGTCGGTATGAGACGTTTTTTGACCTAACCCAGTTATGTTCTTTATTGTGTCCGTGGGAATTGTGTTGGGTTGGGATGAGACGTCTGTTTGACCTAACCTAGTTATATTTAAGTTGGTAATTTTACTCCTCTATTTCATTCGTGAATGGTGTTGTGTCGGAATGAGACATTTTTGGACCTGGCCCAGTTATGGTCGAGATGACACATTTTTCAACCTAATCCAATAATATTCGAGTTCGTAATTTGCTCTTCACTCTCTTTCTGTGTTCGTGGGGATTGTATTGGGTTGGGAAAACACATCTTTTTAACCTAACCTAGTTATATTCGAGTTGAGAATTTtgcttctctctttctttgtgttcatggATTGTGTTGTGTCGGgatgagacatttttttttacctaatcCAGTTATATTTAAGTTGGTAATTTAAGTGGATTGAGCTCGTTTGAGATGTTCGAAGTCATTTATACaaatttttgtgtttaataattttcctagttagaaaataaataataaaaataattatgaaattaaataatacataCGATTGTATTGAgacaaaaatgtttatttatttatttatatattttaaatatttatttttgatgGACAGAGGCATACAGTTTCAAAATTCATAGAATCATATCTGACGTGGAAATTCCCACTAAAAAAGTATGGGTTGAAGCCGGATCATCCATTCATTGAGGACTACGCCTCCTGCCAGATGGCTATCATGCCGGAAAACTTTTTCCGGCATGCCGACGACGGCAAAATCATCATAAAACGAGCCTCCAAGTGGTGGTTTTGGAACGGCGGCATTGAGTTCGATGACGGCTCCCGGTCGGAGTTCGACGTCGTCATTATGGCCACCGGCTTCGACGGGAAGAAAAAGCTCACCGACGTTTTTCCTATGCCCTTTCGCACCTTTCTTCAGTATCCTTCCGGCATGATGCCCTTGTACCGGTGAGTCACGATCAAgttgacccaacaaaaaatatatatatatcttagcgaaaatttaattaattataatatttgaatatggTTAAGtggataaaattaattataaatttatatttgcaTGGGCAGGGGCACGATCAATCCAATGATACCGAACATGGCGTTTGTGGGATATTTGGAGAGTGTGGCGAACTTGCACACGTCGGAGCTACGGAGCATATGGCTGGCCCGACTGGCGGACGAGAAGTTCAAGCTGCCGGAGACGTGCAAAATGGTGgaggaaataaagaaagaaatggaggTGATGAAGAGGACGACAAGGTTCTATAAAAGGCATTGCATTTCAACTTACAGTATCAATCACAGTGATCAGATCTGTGAGGAGATGGGTTGGAACCCATGGAGGAAGAACACTTGGTTCTCTGAAGCTTTCTCTGCTTATGGCAGTCAAGACTACAACGCCACCAACACCAACACCAAATGAATTGACCTATCTTTTATATACCcacacatacatatacatacatacgctaaatatatatatatatatatatatatatatatattctagagattccacgtcggtgggagaggagaatgaaacattctgtCTCTCACTAatgacatgttttaaaaccgtgagccTAATGACAATATGTACGATGGGCCtaatctcaattttttttttaataatttgtaaccgttacaaaataaattttatcaataatATTAACAAGATAAAATGATGGATGttataagtttataaatacaaatactaaaataattactaagtaataatatttatcaAGCTTAAGGATATAAGTCCCaacattaatattaaaaaagaaacgagCTACGTTTGGATTAAATTTGGAGATGGAAGTCTTGTTTCATTTCGCGACGGTGAAGTAAGAATAAGCTCGTGAGTTTATTATCCTAGGTAGGAATAAGTTGACTCTCCTCGTGTCCCTCTCATGAGAGGGATGAGGTTTCTTGAGAGGGGATGAGGTTTCTCTCGCTTTTACCACGGCGAGAGGTCTACACATCGGGCTATTAATTAGCTCAATGGTAAAGTACATTCTTGATACTTGCATTGTTGTGCCTAGGTAGCTATGTGGATAGCTATGCTCGTTAGAACCTGGCCTTGAAGTGTGCACCATTCAAGGCACATTATTGAACCATGGCTTGAAACCAAACTTCTCTTTGAGAGAATAGATCAGTCGATTCAAGTGAGATCCGATGTAGATCCAACTTACTATTTACTAGTGAAATCAAAGTCACACATCCCTTATCAGTATATAGACAACTATCTCTCGAACACGACCTTGCCCAAGCCACCATCTCCGTCAGCCTCAATGCGACAACACACGGTGGTGGACGACTGTGTGGAGCAGATTGGGGACTCCTTAGAGGAGCTCAGCAACACTCTATGCATCCTCCGACACCTCTCCGGCAGCAACCGACGGTGGTTATGGCTGCAGATGGGCAATGCCCAATGTGGGTCAGCACCGCCTTGACCAACGAAGACACATGTCTCGAGGGGTTTAAGGAAGTCGACGGGGACGTGCAATTGGACGCTAAGGTTACTAGTAATCGAAATTCCGGCAGGAGGAAGATGTTGGGGCTCCTTCAGCTTGGTGGCGGCGGTGATAGGGGACAGGTTCAGAATAAATACTTTTCACTAAATTGAACATCAGTTCggtctaatttaaaaaaaaccgaATGGCTCGGTTCTTGGTTGGACTGAAACCCGGCTTTTGCAAAACCATCGGCACAGCTCGGCTAAGGTCATCGGCGCCATAGTTCCAATCAGAAGGTCTTCTGATATTTGCTTGATCTTTTTCATAACATTTTAGTTCCAATCAGGAGATTAAGCTCTCCTTCAAAACGGAggcaaataaatcaaaatcatttaGCCTCCAAAATGTTATATAATGCATATGATTAGGACAATTAAAGTGTATCTCCATGGAAAATATAGCAGAGCAAAATGGCTTGTTTATCAACGCTGTAGAAGCTACTAAATTCCTCAAAATCAACATAGTACTACACAACTGTTCAGAAAATGTTATAATGTTTACCAGGCGATCTTTGGCCTAAGTTCTGCTCGATCATAAGTGATTGGACGGCCAACCAATTTGTGTTGCTGTATGTCTTGCGGAACAATCATTGGACCACGGTGAATAACCCACAACAGTCAGCAACTGCAAGACATAGCAGAGTTTAGACAGTGTACGAACTTCGAGTAAGGcggggaaaaaaaaggaagaattttGACTTGTTTAAGTGTCTACTCGTGTTCGATTTTAATATCCCAATTGAATCTGTCAAGTTTGAACACTATCTATCACGATATTTTCTTCTATATTCACGAGTGTCCAGACCAGCTAGCGCATACTTTGTCGAGATTTGTCGAGATAACTAgtatgagagaaaaaaacttAAGTACCTTGTAAGCATTAAGCTGAACAACTCCCGTTTCAGTTTTTCATGTTTCATTTGTACGGGGCAAATAGGATGGACGAATTATGGCCGCCAAACCCAAAGGAGTTAGACAGTGCGACCTTGATTTccaatctttctttctttgggcCCACGAGTACATTTGTGTCCTGTAGTAATTTGTTGCCATGGAGTATGTTAAGGACCAAAAAGAGTTCGAACATTTTCCATAATCGTGTAATAGATTGATTAGAACAAGCCACATACCACGCCCACATCTGGGTTTTCTAGGTTAATATTTGGATGGATCCATCCTGTTCTTATGGCCTGTACCATGAAGTAATCTCATATCAGCAACGTCACCATGATTGGTAAAGTGAAAAATGTAATTGGAACAACATATTTATTACTCATGCCGAGGTAAAATCGTATATAAAAATCGGGAATGCAtatcatgaatgaaattttcaaCAGCCTTGTTCATGATATGGATAATCTGGCACATGAAGAAACTAAATTTGAGAAGTTTCCatcattcaattttaattatcacGTTTGATAAATCTCACCTGTATGGTGGCAACAGCCTCAACAGCACCTGCCGCCCCTAGTAGGTGACCAACCATAGACTTTGTGGAGTTCACTCTTAACTGCAAAATCATTGATATGTCGAGCATGCGGTCACCTTTACGTTAGACAGAAGTAAAAACTGTAATTGCATGGTTAATTACCTCACGGTTCTTGTCAAAACAATGTACGAGAGCTTGATATTCCTTAATGTCTTCACCTGGTGAAGATGCTGCATGTGCATTTACGTAATTCACATCTTCCTTGGATACTCCAGACTGAGCTAATGCCTTCTCAATGCAGAGAAAAATACCCGCCCCTGTTTAAGATGACATATTGAGCATAATACAAGCTTTAGCCAGTGAATCTGTGATAtagcctttacttgaaaaaattATGGCGATATACCCATGGCATTGATTCCGAACTCTGTAAAGATGTTACATCACACAGAAATTGATACATATTCAAGAAGACATTATTCAAATCATGGTTTTGTAAGACGGTAGTTGGTTTTCtccaaagaaaatatttgagatGGCAGCAACAGTATAAATGCAGTGTGTTAAAATGGAGTTCTAGTTCCACAAGCAAAGGAAACCTAACATTAAGAGAAGTGAAGACTCGATTAACTCCACCCACGTCTAGATAAGAAACATCTAAGAAGGATCTGAAGTTGAGATCATTAGGGAAAGAATGAAACCTGTTTTTTATGCCAAACAAAATTACATCAGAACAAGTAAAGACGTCAGTCAGATGATACTACAATTGAAGAGTACAACTCTAGTAAAAATAGTACAAATTTTTGGGGAACATTGGAAGCTGCCTTCACTGTGCCAAGGATAAGAATGGGAGGAAGTACAGGAGAGGAATGGAAGGGGCTGAATGATCTCCAATGGTCCGATACCTTAGAAAATTCAAACGGCTTCATTGAGGAGATGAGAAATCAGAGGGACAAAATAAGGTGTGAAATTCTAGAAGTGATTCACAAGGAATGCTCGTTACGAGGTCAAAATCCAGGCACTAACGGTAATTGGAAAGTGAAGAAAATACCTCTCCACTATATGACATCATCTGGAtaaagcacaaaaaaaaaaaaaaaaaaaaaaaaaaaNNNNNNNNNNNNNNNNNNNNNNNNNNNNNNNNNNNNNNNNNNNNNNNNNNNNNNNNNNNNNNNNNNNNNNNNNNNNNNNNNNNNNNNNNNNNNNNNNNNNNNNNNNNNaaaaaaaaaaaaaaaaaaaaaaaaaaaaaaaaaaaaaaaaaaaaaaaaaaaaaaaaaaaaatccaattctGAACTGCAGGTTTCAAATAGTAATTCCCTTGGCAAACAGGTATACACtttgaaaattagaaatatttcGGTGAACGATTACGCCCGACACGGCTCACAGAAAAATCACAcgttcttccttttctctagCATTCCTGAAGTTAAAATTCCAACAAACTCTATCATTAGACGTGAGCTGATCAGAGTCTTAGGAATTGACCAGCAAAGATGCCTTCCAAAAGCCTTAACTGCCGTTCACCACATGAGTTGAATTACTAAAGACGAAATCCTTCAGGTTGGCTATATAAGATCACGGGCTTTTAATACTAGCGTTAAGCGCGAACACCAATGGACCAACCTACTCATCCTTCCATACCACTACTGCTTTCCCTCTCTGTCAACTTGCTAATGgtgatttatttttctaccCTGAACAACCACCTGTCTGGATTTTCCCCACTGAAGATGGACATTTCCAAACATTGCACAAAGTGGTTCTCTATCGAACCTTTTAGTTccttctatttctttcttccctccTACAGAATCAATGATGTAGCTTCGATCACACTCTTTTTCCTCCACTTCTATACAATGTTACTTATCAACTATGATGCCCTCCTAATCCCTCCAACTTTCTCCATCACTCTCCCTGAGTTCGTCTCCATGAATTGTTGGATCTCCTCCCTCGTTTGACTCAACCCTGCCTATAACACATTTTATACACCTATAATCTTCTCCATAATGACAGAGCCTCAAATAGACTTCCCAATTTCTTATTAGCTACCGTTCTCTAGTGATCCAGCTCCAACACCCCTTTGATATCATAGTGGAATTATcattaagaagaaaacaaataacCAGAAAAGGACGCATAGAAATGTACTAGACAGCTCCTCTATCTCTTCACCTTCCTGCTCAACTTTGGAAGTTTCCCTAACTTAGACCCTCCCCCCTTCTCCCATCCAAATCCAGCATTGTATACAAATTCTGGTTTCAAAAATTAAGAGACAGCGAGTCAAGGAGGGTTTAATAATCTCTTTATAAGGATTCCTGATAAAAATATCCCTTTCAAACATTTATGCCCAAAG
This sequence is a window from Cucurbita pepo subsp. pepo cultivar mu-cu-16 chromosome LG04, ASM280686v2, whole genome shotgun sequence. Protein-coding genes within it:
- the LOC111792964 gene encoding probable flavin-containing monooxygenase 1, yielding MSPILSKIAIVGAGVSGVAAAKQLAHHRPVVFESSDCIGGVWKHCSYASTKLQSLRSDYEFADFPWPDRDNINFPTHLEILEYLNSYVRHFDLLRLIRFNSKVVAIRFIGSGTVDGSPDEFGPLLPGHPVWEISVLDTQSNTVKLYEVEMVVMCMGKYGDVPMVPEFPSGKGPEVFGGKVMHSLDYCKVGKEEGGEVVKGKRVAVIGYKKSAIDLAVECAEANEGEEGKACTMVVRGLHWTVPHYWVWGLPFFFFFSTRSSQFLHERPNQSFLKSLMCLFFSPMRHTVSKFIESYLTWKFPLKKYGLKPDHPFIEDYASCQMAIMPENFFRHADDGKIIIKRASKWWFWNGGIEFDDGSRSEFDVVIMATGFDGKKKLTDVFPMPFRTFLQYPSGMMPLYRGTINPMIPNMAFVGYLESVANLHTSELRSIWLARLADEKFKLPETCKMVEEIKKEMEVMKRTTRFYKRHCISTYSINHSDQICEEMGWNPWRKNTWFSEAFSAYGSQDYNATNTNTK